The window AATATTGATGCTCCTGTTTATCCCGGCCTTCATCTCCTCACTCGGTGTGGTGCTGAATCCGAACGGCTGGTTTGTTCTTCCGGTTAACGGCGGATATGTCGAAAGAATCTATGGCCCTATTTTCTGGATCAATATTTCCATCCTCATCATCCACGCCATTGTTTCCTTATATATTCTATATGTAGCGCTCGTCTCTGACCAGGCAGACCGGATAAAAAACCAGGTCATGTACATGCTTAAAGGGATTCTTGCGGTGACTGTGTTTCTTCTGCTCGATATCTTCCTGAATGTCGTCCTCGACGATTATCTGCCGGTCATTCCGGGATTCACTTCTCTGGGCATAGTGATATCCGCCATTTTCTTCCTGATTACCATTCACCAGGATAAAGTATTTGATATTGTGACCATCGCCCATCAGGACATTATTGATACGATGGAATACGGAATACTGGTGCTCGACGACCAGGAGCGGGTGGTAGAGATTAATCAGGCGCTGTACCCCTACTCGGCGCTGAAGACCGGTGACCGGTTCCAAATGGAAGCCATCCTGCCGGACAATGCAGATCATGCAGAACTCTTTCTGCATAAATATCTGAAACAGCCGGATGAGAGCGCTGAGATTGAATTTATGCATCCGGACAGCGGGTTATACATCAGTATTCATGTCGCACCTATTAAAGTCAGTGCAGTCAGGGTTGGGCGGATCATCACCTTCCAGAATATCACAGAGCTCCGCCGGCTCATTGATGAGACTAATCATCAGAATACCATTCTGCAGGAAAGAAATGAATCCTTAATCAAGATACAGGAGGAGCTATTTCAGACGAACCGCAAGCTTATGAAGATGGCCATCACCGACAGCCTGACAGGATGCTATAACCGTCATTATCTGACGCAGCAATTAGAGAAGGAAGTTAACCGGAGCCGGGATTATGCACTCCCGTCCGCACTTATCCTGATCGATATCGATTTCTTCAAAGCGGTGAATGACCGTTACGGTCACTTAGCCGGAGATGCGGTGATTTGCGGGACAGTCGAGGTCCTCCAGCAAACGCTGCGGCAGGATGATATTCTGGCCCGTTACGGCGGAGAGGAATTCATTATCTATTTACCCGGTACGGATGAGCCCCAAGCGCTTGCTATAGCGGAGCAACTCAAATCCAATATAGAATCCAATAAAATGAGTATCGACAATATAGACCATCCGGTGTCGGTTACCATCAGCATGGGTCTGCTAAGTGTCAATGATTTCAAGGTCCGGCAGCCCAAAGAGGCTTCTGCCTACCTGAGCGACTTGTTCAAAACGGTTGACCAGGCCCTATATGCCGCTAAACATCAAGGCCGCAACCGGATAGTTCCGGTTAAGGGGTAAAGCAAAAGACCAGTTCCGGGCGGGAGAATTCCGCCGCTGAACTGGTCTTCACTCTTTTATTGAAGCCTGACAAGCCCCAGTGCTAGTGCATGGCTTCCGCAAGCCCGGTAAAAATTACGCCCAGCGCATAAGCTCCGGCATCGGGATAACCGAGGCTCCGCTCGCCGACCGTACCCGCTCTGCCCATCCGGGCCACGATTGTTTCTGTCTGCTTGGCTCCTTCCACAGCGGCAGCCGCCGCCTTGCCCGAAGCCGTGCGGAAATCTTCGCCCTGCTGGGCACTGTTCTTCCACGATTCAGCGTAAGGAACCAGCGCATCGATGAGCGTCTTGTCACCCACCACAGCTCCTCTGCCAAATGCTCTTTCTCCGGTGTCCTGTATGCCTTTGACTACGGCAGCCATCATCTCAGCGAACTCCTGCATCGATAATTCGCTTCTGGCTCCGGCATATTTGCCCGCAGCCCGGAAGCCTGAACCCCAAATGGGACCGGAAGCCCCGCCGCAATGCTCCATAATTACCAGCGAGCAGGCATCCAGGAAGCTTCCGATATCCGAAATATGATTCTCCGTAATCTCTTTCCACTCTGTCTTTAACTGCTTGAACCCTTTGGCGACACTCATTCCAAAGTCACCGTCTCCGGCATGGGCATCCAGCTCACAGAACGGAATTTCATTCCGGATAATGATTTCGCTCATTTTATCTATGCCGTACAGCAGATTATTCAGGGTCAGCTTATCTCCCGCAATTCTGGCATAATCCGCATCCGTCTCACAGGTAAAGGGTACCGCCTGCTCCTGTTCCGGCTCCCTGACGGCCTCCGTATATTTCACCGGTTCGAACGGTCCCTGCAGGAACAAGGCGGGGGTATGACACTCGTCAGCAAGCAGCTCCTTAAGCTGATCATCCAGCTTCATTAGCGACAGGGAGGCCCCTGCCATATCGATGCTGGTCATGAAATTGCCGGCCAGTACGTTATGTACTGTTATTTGTCTGGCATCCAGTTCACGGACGACCG of the Paenibacillus pedocola genome contains:
- a CDS encoding histidine kinase N-terminal 7TM domain-containing diguanylate cyclase, translated to MSLESCVDLIMCFILFLLFIYIFASVTITKLHKVYLAFHFSMMLWPYCQFAIKTVYNPVYQLFYVKLAFVDAAMLTTGWFFFIILISGQTQFLKRKILMLLFIPAFISSLGVVLNPNGWFVLPVNGGYVERIYGPIFWINISILIIHAIVSLYILYVALVSDQADRIKNQVMYMLKGILAVTVFLLLDIFLNVVLDDYLPVIPGFTSLGIVISAIFFLITIHQDKVFDIVTIAHQDIIDTMEYGILVLDDQERVVEINQALYPYSALKTGDRFQMEAILPDNADHAELFLHKYLKQPDESAEIEFMHPDSGLYISIHVAPIKVSAVRVGRIITFQNITELRRLIDETNHQNTILQERNESLIKIQEELFQTNRKLMKMAITDSLTGCYNRHYLTQQLEKEVNRSRDYALPSALILIDIDFFKAVNDRYGHLAGDAVICGTVEVLQQTLRQDDILARYGGEEFIIYLPGTDEPQALAIAEQLKSNIESNKMSIDNIDHPVSVTISMGLLSVNDFKVRQPKEASAYLSDLFKTVDQALYAAKHQGRNRIVPVKG
- the dhaK gene encoding dihydroxyacetone kinase subunit DhaK; this encodes MKKIINTPETMVREMCSGLVLAHPELEFNSKYKVIKKKQMNPDKVTLISGGGSGHEPAHAGFVGKGMLDAAVCGDIFASPSQIQVYQAIRSTAGQKGTLLIIKNYSGDMMNFKNAAFLAGEDGIEVDYVKVDDDIAVEDSLYTVGKRGVAGTVLVHKIAGAAAERGMSLREVKEAAQKAIDHTRSIGFAFTSCTVPAKGTPTFKLEENEMEYGVGIHGEPGIRREPVVTADELAGRMVSALLESLDASGDKVREVTVLVNGFGGTPLQELYLLSNSVVRELDARQITVHNVLAGNFMTSIDMAGASLSLMKLDDQLKELLADECHTPALFLQGPFEPVKYTEAVREPEQEQAVPFTCETDADYARIAGDKLTLNNLLYGIDKMSEIIIRNEIPFCELDAHAGDGDFGMSVAKGFKQLKTEWKEITENHISDIGSFLDACSLVIMEHCGGASGPIWGSGFRAAGKYAGARSELSMQEFAEMMAAVVKGIQDTGERAFGRGAVVGDKTLIDALVPYAESWKNSAQQGEDFRTASGKAAAAAVEGAKQTETIVARMGRAGTVGERSLGYPDAGAYALGVIFTGLAEAMH